A stretch of the Prochlorococcus marinus str. MIT 0918 genome encodes the following:
- a CDS encoding HNH endonuclease, whose protein sequence is MQNRNAVFLEDLCPKLGDRRWRQSIHNFTEKHCIYCGNHSESIDHVVPRSKGGLSITENCVPACLPCNGSKSDYEAFTWYRRQRFYDPRRAMAIRAWIDGDLRLAMRLIEWAKPKKMKNDQYQHDSETKDWNIKAA, encoded by the coding sequence ATGCAAAACAGGAATGCTGTATTCCTAGAGGATCTTTGCCCTAAATTAGGTGACAGAAGATGGAGACAGTCCATACATAATTTTACTGAGAAACATTGTATATATTGTGGAAACCACTCTGAATCAATTGATCACGTTGTGCCTCGTAGCAAGGGAGGGCTAAGCATTACAGAAAACTGCGTACCAGCATGTTTACCTTGTAATGGAAGCAAATCTGATTATGAAGCTTTTACATGGTACAGAAGGCAGCGTTTTTATGATCCAAGAAGAGCTATGGCAATAAGAGCATGGATCGATGGAGATCTGCGTCTAGCAATGAGATTGATAGAATGGGCAAAACCTAAGAAAATGAAAAACGATCAATATCAACACGACAGTGAAACCAAAGATTGGAATATAAAAGCTGCGTAA
- a CDS encoding DUF6554 family protein, protein MFLATVSSLAFITSTVVGSFANASAQGVDIYCVMRNGGNDHESSWKAAYTALKNERSGLFKISPKQAATIIVQQVVGSPDRYQDCIQYLGELYPKNIKEPKNNNKEKINRNKGYIEDRYSY, encoded by the coding sequence TTGTTTTTAGCTACAGTATCAAGTTTAGCTTTTATAACATCAACAGTCGTTGGATCATTTGCCAATGCATCAGCTCAAGGAGTCGATATTTACTGTGTCATGCGTAATGGAGGGAATGATCACGAGTCTAGCTGGAAAGCAGCATATACAGCACTTAAAAACGAACGCAGCGGTTTATTTAAAATTTCTCCAAAACAAGCGGCAACAATAATTGTTCAACAAGTGGTTGGAAGTCCAGATAGATATCAAGACTGCATACAATATCTTGGAGAACTCTATCCAAAAAATATAAAAGAACCAAAAAACAATAATAAAGAGAAAATAAATAGAAATAAAGGATATATTGAAGATCGCTATAGCTACTAA
- a CDS encoding chemotaxis protein: MESSCSFRITRTTEDLAQTVTAISQRLIKLEQQMEALELKVTQPKEVQSDEELVMLDGVDQLLQECKGLLNTSSTNLDSDEFWTETQNETNEENMAA; the protein is encoded by the coding sequence ATGGAATCTTCTTGTTCATTTCGAATAACTCGCACAACCGAAGATCTTGCACAAACTGTCACTGCTATTTCTCAGAGATTGATAAAGCTTGAACAGCAAATGGAAGCGTTGGAACTTAAAGTAACCCAACCTAAGGAAGTACAATCTGATGAAGAGTTAGTTATGCTTGATGGGGTTGATCAGCTTTTACAAGAGTGTAAAGGTCTTTTAAATACATCTTCAACCAATCTAGATTCAGATGAATTTTGGACGGAGACTCAAAATGAAACTAATGAAGAAAATATGGCCGCTTAA
- a CDS encoding pyridoxal-phosphate-dependent aminotransferase family protein translates to MKEKLTLMIPGPTPVPERVLNALSKHPIGHRSPEFQSIVKKTTESLKWLHQTDSDVLTITGSGTAAMEAGIINTLSKGDKVICGENGKFGERWVKVAKAYGLNVETVTAKWGEPLDPNQFKKLLDNDEDIRAVILTHSETSTGVINNLKEIASYTKLHKKAITIADCVTSIGACNVPMDEWGIDVIASGSQKGYMIPPGLSFIAMNAKAWEASEKSNLPKFYLDLKAYKKTADKDSNPFTPSVNLYFALEEALKMMQEEGLNSIFNRHKKHMEATQRAIDSIGLKLFASPGFGSPSITSVLTDNIDAEAIRKAVKNNFDILLAGGQDHLKGKIFRIGHLGFINNRDILTAIAAIEASLDQIGKLKSPLGTGVATATKILNQE, encoded by the coding sequence ATGAAAGAAAAACTTACATTAATGATCCCAGGACCAACACCTGTTCCTGAAAGAGTACTGAATGCTCTGAGTAAGCATCCAATTGGACATAGAAGTCCTGAATTCCAAAGCATTGTCAAAAAAACCACTGAATCGCTCAAATGGCTTCATCAGACTGACTCAGATGTATTAACAATTACTGGTAGTGGTACAGCCGCTATGGAAGCAGGAATAATTAACACTCTTAGCAAAGGAGATAAAGTCATTTGCGGAGAAAACGGAAAGTTTGGTGAGCGATGGGTAAAAGTTGCTAAAGCATATGGCCTAAATGTAGAAACAGTAACAGCTAAGTGGGGAGAGCCTTTAGATCCAAATCAATTTAAAAAGCTATTAGATAATGATGAAGATATTCGAGCTGTTATTTTAACTCATTCAGAGACATCTACCGGGGTAATAAATAATTTAAAAGAAATAGCTTCCTATACAAAGTTACACAAAAAAGCCATAACAATTGCTGATTGTGTAACCAGTATTGGTGCATGCAATGTACCCATGGATGAATGGGGAATAGATGTCATTGCATCGGGTTCTCAAAAAGGTTACATGATACCACCTGGACTAAGTTTCATTGCTATGAATGCAAAGGCATGGGAAGCATCTGAAAAATCTAATTTGCCAAAATTTTACCTAGATCTAAAAGCCTATAAAAAAACTGCAGATAAAGATAGTAATCCTTTTACACCTAGCGTAAATCTTTATTTTGCACTAGAAGAAGCTTTAAAAATGATGCAAGAAGAAGGTCTTAACTCTATCTTTAACAGACATAAAAAACATATGGAAGCAACACAAAGAGCTATAGATTCGATTGGACTAAAATTATTTGCTTCACCTGGTTTTGGCAGTCCTTCAATTACTTCTGTTTTGACAGATAATATTGATGCAGAAGCGATAAGAAAAGCTGTAAAAAATAACTTTGATATATTACTCGCTGGTGGACAAGATCATTTAAAAGGTAAAATTTTTAGAATTGGGCATTTAGGTTTTATTAATAATAGAGATATTCTCACAGCAATAGCTGCTATAGAAGCATCATTAGATCAAATCGGAAAACTTAAATCCCCTCTTGGAACAGGGGTTGCAACAGCAACAAAAATACTCAATCAAGAATAA
- the cbiD gene encoding cobalt-precorrin-5B (C(1))-methyltransferase CbiD — MRGFTLPVWVVAAAKAAAFVLNGDSFNSSQIIDFSDNEDSIQVPVRSAALLHRGHQALGISFCDPGNCLDLTIDLEIWTLLKYVEANKTFNSDSLSGSSESWLKVIPGFGVGKLQTSNAISISDFAQNLLEYNLRSFKKNGYILELEIIFPEGKKLADRTSNHAFGVVDGLALIGTQANVQISASPDQLQYTIDDLRKKCASKDFLGDLTFVIGENGLNLALQSGLPSKQIIKTGNWIGPLLVASAEEKVKKLILFGYHGKLIKLAGGIFHTHHHLADSRLEILIALAVKEGIPYPLIQSLQDASSIEAALLILENKDIVSTNKLWERIALEVEKRSIEYVNHYFSSSMEIGAVLFDRKRKLRWASPTAFKNIASFNLKLEDEIENFL, encoded by the coding sequence TTGAGAGGTTTTACTCTGCCAGTTTGGGTTGTTGCTGCGGCTAAAGCTGCTGCATTTGTTTTGAATGGAGACTCTTTCAATTCATCTCAGATTATAGATTTCTCTGATAATGAAGACTCAATTCAGGTTCCTGTAAGATCTGCTGCATTACTTCACAGAGGTCATCAGGCACTTGGAATTAGTTTTTGTGATCCAGGCAATTGCCTCGATTTAACAATCGATCTGGAAATCTGGACACTATTGAAATATGTCGAAGCTAACAAAACATTTAATAGTGATTCGTTATCTGGCTCTTCAGAGTCATGGTTAAAGGTTATTCCAGGATTTGGAGTTGGAAAATTACAGACATCTAATGCTATTTCTATTTCTGATTTTGCTCAGAATTTATTGGAATATAATCTTCGTTCATTTAAAAAAAATGGATATATATTGGAGTTGGAAATAATTTTTCCAGAAGGTAAAAAGCTAGCCGATCGCACCAGTAATCATGCTTTTGGAGTTGTAGATGGACTTGCTTTAATTGGTACACAAGCAAATGTTCAAATTAGTGCTTCACCAGATCAACTTCAATATACAATTGATGATTTGCGTAAGAAGTGTGCCAGCAAAGATTTTCTAGGGGATTTAACTTTTGTTATTGGTGAAAATGGATTAAACTTAGCTTTGCAATCTGGTTTGCCAAGTAAACAAATTATTAAAACAGGTAATTGGATAGGACCTTTGCTTGTTGCTTCGGCTGAGGAAAAAGTTAAGAAACTAATCCTTTTTGGGTATCACGGCAAATTAATAAAATTAGCTGGTGGTATTTTTCATACACATCATCATTTAGCTGATAGCCGCCTAGAAATTTTAATAGCCTTAGCTGTTAAGGAGGGTATTCCTTACCCTTTAATTCAATCTTTACAAGACGCATCGTCTATAGAAGCTGCGCTATTAATATTAGAAAATAAGGATATTGTCAGTACTAACAAACTTTGGGAAAGGATTGCATTAGAAGTTGAAAAGAGAAGTATTGAGTATGTTAATCATTATTTCTCTTCTTCTATGGAAATAGGTGCGGTTTTATTTGATCGAAAAAGAAAATTACGTTGGGCTAGTCCTACTGCGTTTAAAAACATTGCTTCTTTTAATTTGAAATTAGAAGACGAGATAGAGAACTTCCTCTAA
- the guaA gene encoding glutamine-hydrolyzing GMP synthase has translation MLDSQLEIQRKPAIVILDFGSQYSELIARRIREIEVYSVVLGYNTSVDELRELAPSGIILSGGPSSVYDKGAPLSDPAIWNLNIPVLGVCYGMQVMVQQLGGLVGAAVGKAEYGKAPLHVDDPTELLTNVENGSTMWMSHGDSVQQLPDGFVRLAHTSNTPDAAIAFHDRNFYGVQFHPEVVHSTHGMRMLRNFVYNICHCQPEWTTDAFIDEAIQKVQDQVGKKRVLLALSGGVDSSALAFLLKKAIGDQLTCMFIDQGFMRKGEPEFLMDFFDKKFHINVQYINARERFVSKLKGIIDPEVKRKIIGTEFIRVFEEESLRLGPFDYLAQGTLYPDVIESSGTNIDPKTGERIAVKIKSHHNVGGLPKDLQFKLVEPLRTLFKDEVRKVGRSLGLPEEIVRRHPFPGPGLAIRILGEVTDEKLNCLRDADFIVREEITNAGLYHDIWQAFAVLLPVRSVGVMGDQRTYAWPIVLRCVSSEDGMTADWSRLPNILLEKISNRIVNEVKGVNRVVLDITSKPPGTIEWE, from the coding sequence ATGCTTGATTCTCAGCTTGAAATCCAACGTAAACCAGCAATTGTTATTCTTGATTTTGGCTCTCAGTACTCTGAGTTAATAGCAAGACGAATACGGGAGATTGAAGTTTATTCTGTTGTGCTTGGATATAACACATCTGTAGATGAGCTTCGTGAATTAGCTCCTAGTGGAATTATTTTGAGTGGTGGCCCCAGTTCTGTTTATGACAAGGGCGCACCTTTGTCTGATCCTGCTATTTGGAATTTGAATATACCTGTGTTGGGAGTTTGTTATGGTATGCAAGTTATGGTTCAACAGTTAGGTGGTCTTGTCGGAGCAGCTGTTGGAAAGGCGGAATATGGTAAAGCACCTTTACATGTTGATGATCCTACCGAACTATTAACTAATGTCGAAAATGGTTCGACTATGTGGATGAGTCATGGAGATTCAGTACAGCAGCTTCCAGATGGCTTTGTTCGATTAGCACACACTTCTAATACGCCGGATGCAGCAATAGCTTTTCATGATCGAAATTTTTATGGTGTTCAGTTTCATCCTGAGGTTGTTCACTCGACTCATGGCATGAGAATGCTAAGAAATTTTGTATATAACATTTGTCATTGTCAGCCTGAGTGGACTACCGATGCTTTTATTGATGAAGCTATTCAGAAAGTACAAGATCAAGTAGGTAAGAAAAGAGTATTACTGGCTTTATCAGGTGGGGTTGATTCTTCTGCTTTAGCTTTTCTTTTAAAGAAAGCTATTGGTGACCAACTGACATGTATGTTTATTGATCAAGGTTTCATGCGTAAAGGCGAGCCAGAGTTTTTAATGGATTTTTTTGATAAAAAGTTTCATATTAATGTTCAATATATTAATGCAAGAGAACGCTTTGTTTCTAAGTTAAAAGGAATTATAGACCCTGAGGTAAAAAGAAAGATTATAGGAACTGAATTTATACGAGTTTTTGAAGAAGAAAGTTTGCGTTTAGGACCTTTTGATTATTTAGCGCAAGGTACTTTGTATCCTGATGTTATAGAAAGTTCTGGTACAAACATTGACCCAAAGACAGGTGAAAGAATTGCAGTAAAAATTAAGAGTCATCATAATGTTGGTGGTTTACCTAAAGATTTGCAATTTAAATTAGTTGAACCATTGAGAACATTATTTAAAGATGAAGTTAGAAAAGTAGGTAGAAGTTTAGGTTTGCCAGAAGAGATTGTACGCCGTCACCCTTTTCCTGGGCCAGGATTAGCAATACGTATTTTAGGAGAAGTAACGGATGAAAAACTGAACTGCCTTCGAGATGCCGATTTTATTGTAAGAGAGGAAATTACGAATGCTGGTTTATATCATGATATATGGCAAGCTTTTGCTGTTTTATTACCTGTTCGTTCAGTTGGAGTGATGGGTGATCAACGAACTTATGCATGGCCAATTGTTTTAAGATGTGTTTCCAGTGAAGATGGAATGACGGCAGATTGGTCTCGTTTACCTAATATTCTATTAGAAAAAATTTCTAATAGAATTGTTAATGAAGTGAAAGGGGTAAACAGAGTTGTTTTAGATATTACTAGTAAACCTCCTGGCACTATTGAGTGGGAATGA
- a CDS encoding DUF1651 domain-containing protein produces the protein MSRIICRRMVDPVRRAVPTPSGWLINPEKKLVLFFIRDPKSLMRMPKVITQLWHSTAEGIPTQIKNTRTMALEDANETWFELLSNGWELVEHQINDDAA, from the coding sequence ATGTCCAGAATTATTTGCAGACGAATGGTTGATCCAGTCAGGAGAGCAGTCCCTACCCCATCAGGATGGTTAATTAATCCAGAGAAAAAGTTGGTGTTGTTTTTCATTAGAGATCCAAAGTCCCTTATGCGGATGCCGAAAGTCATTACTCAACTTTGGCATTCCACCGCTGAAGGCATACCCACGCAGATCAAGAACACACGAACAATGGCACTAGAAGATGCCAATGAAACTTGGTTTGAGTTATTGAGTAATGGATGGGAATTGGTTGAACATCAAATTAATGACGATGCTGCGTAA
- a CDS encoding recombinase family protein: protein MALYGYWRCSTNLQDQERQVLGLKEEGVPAKNIFGDKITGTSNYGDREELSKCLDLLEPNDLLILEDMTRLGRTMVTMLVEVNNLIERGVYIKTLDGRLDTSLMNDEIVRLIVGVMGYAAECELRNIKHRTSEGRAVAKSRGVKFGRKRQYDKFQIEEIMDKRKQGLGYGSIAKSLGMKKSTVQMIVQREVAA from the coding sequence ATGGCGTTATATGGATATTGGAGGTGCTCAACCAACCTTCAGGATCAAGAGCGTCAGGTGCTTGGTCTTAAGGAAGAGGGTGTTCCTGCAAAAAATATTTTTGGAGACAAGATCACGGGGACAAGCAACTATGGAGATAGGGAAGAACTATCAAAGTGTCTAGATTTACTTGAACCGAACGATCTTTTGATCCTTGAGGACATGACCCGTCTTGGGAGAACAATGGTCACGATGTTGGTTGAGGTGAATAACCTTATTGAGAGAGGCGTTTATATAAAAACGCTTGATGGTCGTCTTGATACCTCACTTATGAATGATGAGATTGTGAGGCTGATCGTTGGAGTTATGGGATATGCAGCAGAGTGCGAACTAAGGAATATCAAACACAGAACTTCAGAAGGAAGAGCAGTTGCAAAAAGTAGAGGAGTGAAGTTTGGAAGAAAGCGTCAGTACGACAAATTCCAGATTGAAGAAATTATGGATAAGCGAAAACAAGGACTTGGGTATGGTTCTATTGCCAAGTCATTGGGCATGAAGAAATCTACAGTACAGATGATTGTTCAAAGGGAGGTAGCAGCATGA
- a CDS encoding potassium channel family protein, which translates to MNEFRLRIYEQIINKTPGGRTSFFNKVCGVTIFISICFAVIVTENSIDYQFGDQIDLLDWIVGALFCVEYLCRLWVAPLEGKYGKGWKGILRYMVSPMAIIDIIAIIPSFIGVRAELKILRIIRLLRILKIGRSEKFKQSIFHFNYALRSKSQELQISTLYTVLLLLISSTFMYLAESSVQPELLGSIPRCLWWSITTVSAVGYGDSIPVTAIGKTIASITSLMGIAAIAIPTGILASGFSESIGVQDKNQKELNQNDVPMTEFNSN; encoded by the coding sequence ATGAATGAATTTCGTCTACGAATCTATGAGCAGATAATTAATAAAACGCCTGGTGGTAGAACCTCCTTTTTTAACAAAGTCTGTGGGGTTACTATTTTTATTTCGATTTGCTTTGCAGTCATAGTTACTGAAAATTCAATCGATTATCAATTTGGTGATCAGATAGACCTATTAGATTGGATTGTTGGGGCTTTATTTTGTGTTGAATATCTTTGTCGTTTATGGGTTGCTCCTCTTGAAGGGAAATATGGCAAAGGTTGGAAAGGGATTTTGCGTTACATGGTTTCGCCAATGGCAATTATTGACATCATTGCCATTATTCCATCGTTTATAGGCGTTAGAGCAGAATTAAAAATTTTGAGGATTATTCGTCTGTTGAGAATTTTGAAAATTGGCCGAAGTGAAAAATTCAAACAAAGTATCTTTCATTTTAATTATGCACTTCGCTCAAAGAGTCAGGAACTACAAATATCCACCTTGTATACAGTTTTGCTTTTGTTGATAAGCAGTACTTTTATGTATCTTGCTGAATCATCAGTTCAACCTGAATTATTGGGGTCAATCCCTAGATGTCTTTGGTGGTCAATTACGACTGTTAGTGCGGTTGGTTATGGAGATTCAATTCCAGTTACAGCGATTGGAAAAACTATTGCATCGATAACTTCACTTATGGGTATTGCTGCAATAGCAATACCTACTGGAATACTTGCATCAGGATTTAGTGAATCAATTGGTGTACAAGATAAGAATCAAAAGGAATTAAATCAAAATGATGTTCCAATGACTGAATTTAATTCCAATTAA
- the mrdA gene encoding penicillin-binding protein 2, with the protein MKKHKTRIISYRRQSNTLILFILILFSAIGTRLFWMQIIRSSFYRTLSEENRIKLVSTPPIRGRIISSNGNLLADNRLRYSLFVNPHLISAENWPLLALKLSKLFNIDINLFNIAYKNGLKNRDLAITLIPKMTSLQVLKFQEQEVNLQGANVKVESIRFYPYKKFAAHVLGYTQLITYDEYKQLSKKGYKLQDYIGRTGLEAAFEQHLRGQWGGEMLEVDAGGNIQRSLGYRSPKAGQDLSLTLDFDLQVVAEKVLADKQAGAIVVLDPRTGAIKAMASKPSFDLNFFTKAFTTQKEYEKIFLSDKMPLLSRAINPYDPGSTWKIVTGMAGMESGQFGSDIALETAPCLKYGDHCFPEHNRKGWGKIGYVDAFRVSSNTFFYQIGVQVGIKKLYDTALQLGFYKKTGIEISQEESKGFIGNEEWAARGRGWGKPGTTPWIPEDIASASIGQSVVQVTPLQLARAYAVFANGGYLITPHLVDGDIDWMSSKYRQKVDIDPITLSTIRQGLKKVVESGTGRDLAWDLPTLPPTAGKTGTAEDSSGGTDHAWFACFAPYQAGEIVVVAFAENTPGGGSVHALPMAKEILKAWHKNHSQ; encoded by the coding sequence GTGAAAAAGCATAAGACTAGAATTATTTCTTATAGAAGACAAAGTAATACCTTGATCTTGTTTATTCTCATATTATTTTCTGCGATTGGCACTAGACTTTTTTGGATGCAAATAATTAGGAGTTCTTTTTATCGAACTTTATCCGAAGAAAATCGAATTAAATTAGTTTCTACTCCTCCTATTCGCGGTAGAATAATTTCCTCCAACGGTAATTTATTAGCAGATAATAGGCTCAGATATTCGTTGTTTGTCAACCCACATCTTATTAGTGCAGAAAATTGGCCATTACTTGCTTTAAAACTATCTAAATTATTTAATATTGATATTAATTTATTTAATATAGCCTATAAGAATGGTTTGAAAAATAGGGATTTAGCTATTACTTTGATCCCTAAAATGACTAGTTTACAAGTTTTAAAGTTTCAAGAACAAGAAGTAAATCTTCAGGGAGCAAATGTCAAAGTTGAATCTATACGTTTTTATCCTTATAAGAAATTTGCTGCGCATGTTCTTGGTTATACCCAATTAATAACTTATGATGAATATAAACAACTGTCTAAGAAAGGCTATAAGCTTCAAGATTATATTGGGAGGACTGGTTTAGAAGCAGCTTTCGAGCAGCATTTACGAGGTCAATGGGGAGGTGAAATGTTGGAGGTTGATGCAGGTGGCAATATTCAACGTAGCCTTGGTTATCGATCTCCCAAAGCCGGACAAGATTTATCTTTAACATTAGACTTTGATTTGCAAGTTGTTGCAGAAAAGGTATTAGCTGATAAACAAGCTGGAGCCATTGTTGTGCTCGATCCAAGGACTGGAGCAATTAAAGCAATGGCTAGTAAACCTAGTTTCGATCTCAATTTTTTTACTAAAGCATTTACTACTCAAAAAGAATATGAAAAGATCTTTTTATCGGACAAAATGCCACTTTTAAGCCGTGCAATTAATCCTTATGACCCAGGTAGCACCTGGAAGATTGTTACAGGCATGGCTGGTATGGAAAGTGGACAATTTGGATCAGATATTGCTTTAGAAACAGCCCCTTGCCTTAAATATGGAGATCATTGTTTTCCTGAACATAATCGTAAAGGTTGGGGGAAAATAGGTTATGTTGATGCATTTAGAGTTTCTAGCAATACATTCTTTTATCAAATTGGAGTTCAAGTTGGCATAAAAAAATTATATGATACGGCACTTCAATTAGGTTTTTATAAAAAAACTGGAATAGAGATTTCGCAAGAGGAAAGCAAAGGTTTTATAGGTAATGAAGAATGGGCAGCTAGAGGCAGAGGTTGGGGTAAGCCCGGAACGACACCTTGGATACCAGAAGATATAGCTAGTGCTTCAATAGGTCAGTCTGTTGTTCAAGTCACTCCTTTACAGTTAGCCAGAGCGTATGCTGTATTTGCAAATGGGGGTTATTTAATTACCCCTCATTTAGTCGACGGGGATATTGATTGGATGTCATCTAAATATCGACAAAAAGTAGATATAGATCCTATAACATTATCTACAATTCGCCAAGGCCTGAAGAAAGTAGTAGAATCGGGTACTGGCAGAGATTTGGCTTGGGATTTACCAACATTACCACCAACAGCTGGTAAAACAGGTACAGCCGAAGATAGTAGTGGAGGTACAGACCATGCCTGGTTTGCATGTTTTGCACCTTATCAAGCGGGTGAAATTGTAGTGGTAGCTTTTGCAGAGAATACACCTGGAGGTGGTTCAGTACATGCGTTGCCTATGGCTAAGGAAATTTTAAAAGCTTGGCATAAGAATCATTCTCAATAG
- a CDS encoding NAD(P)H-dependent oxidoreductase, with product MNSSKKQLLVITASNGENLSLAKRFISLGAKLQIDGELLDLTTLDFPVYNPRKQAEIDIAHNIKSIYEQMSSIPYWVICAPEYNGSIPPLLSNLIAWLSVQEKDFRHLFNGRPIAMASVSGGGCMELLLSMRIQLTHLGAQVVGRQLASNSKNLAKDESIEDILRRLIQMKPLEV from the coding sequence ATGAATTCTTCTAAAAAGCAATTACTGGTTATTACTGCAAGTAATGGAGAGAACCTATCACTTGCTAAACGATTTATATCTCTAGGTGCAAAGCTTCAAATAGATGGTGAGCTATTAGATCTAACTACTCTAGATTTCCCTGTGTATAACCCACGAAAACAAGCCGAGATAGATATTGCACATAACATAAAATCAATTTATGAACAAATGTCATCCATCCCTTATTGGGTGATTTGTGCTCCTGAATACAATGGATCAATTCCCCCATTACTATCAAATCTAATTGCATGGTTATCAGTTCAGGAAAAAGACTTTCGTCATTTATTTAATGGTAGGCCTATAGCCATGGCAAGTGTCTCAGGTGGTGGCTGCATGGAATTATTACTCTCAATGCGAATACAACTTACTCACCTTGGAGCACAAGTTGTAGGTCGTCAATTAGCCAGCAACAGCAAAAACCTCGCCAAAGATGAATCAATCGAAGATATTCTTCGCAGATTAATTCAAATGAAGCCACTAGAAGTATAA